The Periophthalmus magnuspinnatus isolate fPerMag1 chromosome 15, fPerMag1.2.pri, whole genome shotgun sequence genomic sequence GtaatgtgtatatatttttgcacagcaagaaaaaaagtttgggtACCCCTGAAATGTATGTGGAAATTTGGTATAATCAGTAATATGTCATAATCATGACATATTACTTATGGTACTTAAAGGTGGACTGCTTAAAATTAACTGAATGTACCTAAAATATAAGTAATTATGTAACCCAAAATATAATATTCCTAGATTACAGTAAAGTAGGTAGGTTTACTTTTGACTGTACGAAATCTTTTACTCCAAGTCACAAAGAAAAAACTGCAGCAAAAAATACATGCAGATACTAACAGCTTAAGACATTGAAGCCATTAATTCATTActcatgatacaaaactattgAGCAACCAGTGTGACAtagattttcaaaaaatatataagctAGTATTGGTCAATAGcctaaagaaataaagaaatatccCAGAACTCTAACAGTcccaaatgtcatgtaaatcAAACATATGAATAGTTTATCTACACTGTATCAACTGTATTTGATAAACCATATTATTCTCACTATGTGCTTTTGTAGATAGGTTATCAATgtatatttaattataatttgatatgataaaaaaataaacaaactttggTTAACTTTCGGGAAACTTGCTGGTTTTCAGATTACATCAAAACTTTATGGGACTGCAATAATCTTAGAGATGGGGGCAGGTAAAATGACTTTTGTTAATATAATTCTAATACAGCATAATCAAAGGCATGGAATGAGCATTATTAATcaaattcaacatttgtgcattttccTTCTGAATATTTCTTATGAAAATAGTATCAGTGGGGCTCTtgccccatctgggagtatgacatcatcacatagTAAAATATACAAGACATCAACAGATATTACTATGCCTCAGACCAATCCGGTTCTTAAAATAACCATGCATTGACTCAAGCTATTCCAATAAAACTACTACAGTTCCAAGCAATAATCTTAATTGTAAATTTGTAATCTTATTGTAAATCCGTTGTAAATCCTTATTGCTATGTTAGGTCTACTCAATAACATGTGAAAATGTACATTATTATCTTTAAAACTACATGCACTAATCGGTGAAGTATGTCTTCCTGTATCACCTGTGGGAAAATAAcaagagcaaagaaaaaaaagggagcGGCTCTCCATATATGGTCATGGCGGAACTCAAAATTACGCATGACGCACAGCCCCCCTTTGGACGTATCATCTCTATGCAAATGAGCGTGACGTCACGAGACTACCTGACTTTATAAATTACTTCATAACCCCTGCTCTTCAGTTTGGCAGTGACAAACAAAGAGGAACTTACAGAACTACCCGAAGCCTCACCTCTACTGAGCGCGTTCCCGTGAGAGGCCTTACCTTTGTGCGCGCCCCCGCTTCTCCACAAACAGGTTTGACCAGGACACACCTGCGAAAAGAAAAAGGAAGCTCTGTGCACTTCGCCTGTTTTATTTCGGACTCGGACGAGGACAGATATAAGCTATTCTTTGAATCTCTGTGAATTAgtgaactttttaaaaaatctcaaCATGAAGATTTGGATAGCTCTTATTGTTGCTTCTCTCGCGGTTGGCGCATATGCTCAATGTAAGTACAATTTTCGACATTTTTCACTCAATTACACTcttttttagacctgtttctgtctctcactcACCTGTTGCTTAGtaaatgtttcatttatttcagtggACGCCGCGGTTTCTTAGTAGCCAACTTTTTACGCACGAAACTCCCTTTTTTACCACCTGGCTCCAATTTCCGCGTTTAGGGAAAAGTAACTTCAATACTCTCGCGATACAACTGATTAAAAAGTGGGATTTTAGTTAATTTCTATTTGCATAACATTTGTTAAGGCAATTACGCAGCTCTTTTGGTGGCTGAGGAAGCGGTGGGGGTTGGGTACATTTGTCCCGCTTTACTGGGGACTTGTTTGACTAACCAACGCCCAGGTGTAAAATGAACTTCTACCTGCATTACTTCGGCAACTATGTTTTTTATTGGCCTCTACTACAATAAACCAGTAAAGCAAGCTTGTATTGACTATAGTCCGTTTAATTTTATTAACACAAtccttcatttttgtcaataatgTCCATATAGGCCAATCTCACGTTTTTAAATATCTTGTAGGAACCCTGTATACATTCTTAACGAGTTGTAACCGGTTTTATTTCAGGCTCTTGTGAAACTATGAAATGGGCTACATGTGACGGAAGCCCATGCACATGCCACCTAATGACTGGAAATGGCACAAAACAAGTTCTGGACTGCACCAAAtgtaagtacagtacagttacGTGCATATTTGCCACTTTAGAGATGAATGAGatgattttaatgtatatttttttgtattttcatttcagtGATCCCCAAGTGCTTCCTGATGCAGGCTGAGATGTACAGAGCCAGAAAAGGTCTGAGCACTCGTGGTATCGGAGGAAAACCAGACGAAACTGCATTTGTTGACAATGATGGCATCTACGATCCTGACTGTGAGAATGACGGTACATTCAAGGCCAAGCAGTgcaacaacacagacacatgctGGTGTGTCAACAGCGCTGGAGTCCGCAGAACTGACAAAGGAGACAAGGATTTGAAGTGCGAGGAGCTGGTCATGACATAGTGAGTTTGGATAATGCCAATAATATTACAGCAGTGGGTGGGGACATCTGGTTCTGAACAGCTCAATTAACCAGTGTCCACATGGAGACGTTGAAATAAGAGTTCTAAGGCTATAGGAACCATTGTATAATCACTTGAAAGAAATAACATGAAAACATGGCAAAATGTAGTTGGCTTCACAGGTTGACGCTGCTTTTTGTGATacaattttaattataattttcagTTTAGAACAAAATAGTTAATAGAAAGAatagattaaataaaatgtatacataAAGACAGAACATGGTAAACCAAACATGGACAATCAaaattacagagaaaaaaaatgaaccaaCAGGAGAAGAACAACTTTAGGTCAAATAGTTTTGGTCATGAGTTGCATTTACTTCCATTTTAATACAAAGTAATGGTGAAATTGTGTTGATCAATAACTTGGTCTAATACTTGTCTTTTCTTTGTAGCTGGGTACGTCTTGAGCTCAAACACAAGCCAACTTCTGGAAACGTTGATGTTGCCAACTTGAAATCGTGAGTAAAATTTGTAATTGTACATTATACTAACCTATTAAAGTTGATTATAACACTATAATTATCTTGGTTCCTGATCCTTATATAGACTAAATGGTATATTCAGtatatatttctatttttttgcaGTGCTGTTGCTGATGCCATGCACAAGCGTTACATGAACTTCAACAAGGACATGGTCGAGGAAGTTGCGGTGAGTTCCTCTTAATATAATGGTACAGAACAAACTAgattattaatttaaaacaaagtattcTATCCTTTGATGTTGAAAAgccctcaaaatgtcacataacagaaagctgaaatgTATGAATAGGCCACTCCATTCCAACAATTAAGGTCTTTTACAATATAGACGTGCCTTTGTTTTTAAGTATTCAGCTTCAAAGACCAAATGCACTTGTAATGGGAATAAATCATACCTTACCTGTAgacttaatatatttttttcttctcatttttagTATGACCCCGAAGCTCGCCTGATGGTGGTGGACGTCAAGCAGCCCAGGGGAATGCGCAAGAGCGAGCTGACCCATATGGCCTACTACATGGAGAAAGATGTAAGTTTCGTTGATCCTTTTTAATTTCATGTAGTTCATTTCACTTGTATTCAAAATGTTTCAGTGctgtcaaagttgttttttttccctctgtaATTTAAAGTTTATCCACCCGTCTAGTCTCAGAATAGAAATGACAAAtcaaatgtatatgtatgtttatatttatttaaaatgaccaaaGCTCCTCACAACAATATTACAATggtatatttaaataaaaaccctACGAATTTGCTTTGAGTTTTGCAAATATCTACATTATAATAATCATAAGAAATGATACAAatttaaaagagaaagaaattgccatttaaaaaaaaataataataagtaatataATAGGTATCCTTAGTAAactaattaaaatgcattacagTAATTtatgaaaagtaaaattaagTACAAATGATTTCTAATCTTGTATATGTCTTGCTCTGTTTATAGATCAAGGCTCTGCCCCTGCTGAGAAGCCAGGACCCCTTCACCCCGACAGTTGGGGGTCAGAAGCTGGAGTTTGAGAACATTCTGGTTTACTACGTGGACGAGAAGGCCCCCACTTTCACCATGAAGAATCTGTCTGGAGGCATCATCGCTGTCATCGTGGTAGTCGTCCTGGCTGTAGTGGCCGGTCTACTGGTCCTGGTAAGCTTTCAAATTAAAaccgcactatgtaacttttcaggtgtaaAGTTGTGTCAATGGAGGTTTAGTTTTTtctggaatgttcagcagtatagatatttttaatcttgcatttattcaatagctaattttattgctcaaaaatgcctaaaaacatttattcctactgtgagcggggttacctctccacagatctgatggaTAAGTGGCTGACCCCCTTCCTCACCTAATTGTTAATTATCCTATTAAAGTCATGCCAGGCATTATTCTTGCAATGTTTGGCCACACAATTGAATGGGCATTTCTACCACATTAAGGCAAAGGGTTTGATGGGGTGTGTCACAACCTTTCCCTAGCACTATAATGCAGTAATCCTTTTTCTACTTGTTTTGAACTTCAATTGAATGGGATGGgcaaaaatataactttgtTTTACACGTTGACCCAAGtaagtttatttttcattactaAAAATCCATCTTTTTCTTGCAGGTCTTTGCCAAGAAGCGTCAGGGCAAGTACAACAAAGCCCAGCAAAGGGAGCTGGACAACATGTAAATACTAAATTGTCAGATATTGTACATTACTGAATGTGGGAGGGTGCCATTGTcaacatttttacttgagaattgCAGATGGAAAAGGGACAATCAACTACAGGCTTCTTAATGTATTTGGCATTATCCCgttaagccatttttatttatgaattgtAAAAATTCTTAAAACAAACTGTTAAACTCATACATGCCATCAAGAactgtgcttttaaatgtattagattttgttttgaacCATGCTCTAGACTGTACAGTTTCTTACTTAccgtgtgtttttgttgaaatgtttttaataaaagtgtttttaaaagacatttgtaTAATTTGATTTGTGGACCTTACATGTTGGAGTTCTCAGTTTGTTTGAGTAGTTATCTCTCTATTGTGGGTGGAAAAATACAGCAGGTgtagagggggaggggccaccAGGCAAGACAAATGGCTCTGACTAGGAGCCAATTTTAGTACTATTTTaggataaaaaatacaattggaaaaatgtgtattaaaacTTATTTTACTATTTCTAACATGGAAATAATTTTTTGATGTGACCATGGTAACCAAGTCTTTGTTTACAGCCAGCATTAACCAAAAGGGTGTGGCAGACGTGCTTTAAATCTAAAGGCATTGTCCAGTATTTGGTACTTGCAAATTGCACCTCATTACCTTGAAGCTCCATGTATATGGAATACCTATTTTTAATCCTACTTTTCCATAGGGGCCTTAATTGTGTTGTATTAAATATATTCCACTGACTAACACTGATTTATTGAATTCTCATTTTCGACACATCAGTGGTTTTCCACGCTGGAAACATGCTGATGATTCTTAAGGAAGAAAAGTATAAAAGAATCTTAAAGTTGTAATATCTTGTTTAAACCATTTATGTTAAAAATTGTTTGTAGAAACATGATTGTAATGCATTCAATTTAATTCAAGGAAAATGTTACATTGAAATACTATTCCAATCTAATACCTACAGAACTGGTCTTAGAAATGCATTTCACAATCATACATTTCTTATGAACGCTCCATAAATTTCTTATGAACACCTTAAATTTTGATTGGTTTTCCTGGAAGAGAGTGTATTCTTCGTTGGCCAGGACACTGAACTGAACAATAACATGTATCCATAATGTTTTCATATGTCTCATTCATCTGTCATATTGTACTATCATACCACTGGAATGACCAATCTCAACAGTTCAAGGAAGTGAAGCAGGGttgggtctggttagtactACAATGGCAACTGGAAACATCAGATGTCATAGTGAAGCAGAAGTGGCTTGTacatgctgtcgttgtgtccgtTGGGAAGACATTTCACCTTAACTATAAATATGGTCTGATTTTGTTTTGGAGAAGTGGTGAGGGGACTTTTTTGGTTTGTTGGAGTTGTAGAGGACATGCGACTGTAGACGGCCATTTGGAGGCAGCAGAGGCATCAAGTTTGACTGGTCCATCCTGTTTTGGACTACTCCTAAAACGAATACACACTATATGTACACAACAAACACAGTAAAACAATATCTGCAGATTAAAGGGAATCAATGGTGACTCTCAACAAATGATATGAGGGAAAAACCTACtcctttaaaggaactgtatgtgaaatatggattttaaattccatGACTGTGTCCCCAGATTATGAGGTAGACatgctcaaatcaaatatagcttttactgataacaactgcaAAAACACAGACCTTAGTGATTCAAAGATGATGTTTTGATGCCTTCTTAAGTGGGATAAACTCCAGAAACATGACTTTTGATGACAAGAGGTGATTGGAGCCCTTATGTTCTTTTGATGACCCGGGATAAAACCCAGCAACTTCTAAGATTAGTGTAGGTCGCAGGGATATACCTCACACACAGATTACTTTCTATCTGTAAACTGTAAATCTTCTTTTTTGTACACAATAAATCTTTAAAAGCGGCTTTGTGTACCCTGTCCTGCTTTTCCCTAGTATGATATTCAATGAGTTCAGATTCAGAGAAAAACGTTTAATGCGCTCTTCTCACTGGGACTGGAGTCTCTGAACCAGGTGAACTGGAAACTGAAAAGAAGTTATCCCTAAAGAGTTACTTTTGACTTATTCACACCAGAGCCGACCTGGAAGAGGGAGATGAGACGATTTGGAAAAGTCCTCTGCCATCCGCATATCACTGTTTGGGGAAAGGAGATACATACACAAAAGCCCTAAGAAAATATTAAGCTAAGGGGACTGGTTCGCTGTTGATACTCCATCATTACAGGGAGTGTTATTTCAGGGATCAAAATGAGTTAACCAAGAGGTGAACAAACTTGTGAGGTTTCTAGTTACGTGAGTGTGCCGCAAACCCGGTAAATGCAtcagttgccagtttcaatgatcaaatccagttggttcaaacttatttactttattactttcaTAATGACTTGAATCTATTTTGATAATATAAAGACAATTAATTATTCTTGCTGCCATTCACTTCTATAACAACTGTCACTTGGATGCCTGTTTGaatctatatgtttttttaattaggaatatcacataatttcacaacaaaaataatcctAATTACTGCTAGCTAACCCCATTTACATGCTTGGTGACTGTTGTAatttcatctgaaacacagcaactGTTACAATAATTatgtctgtcacaataacacagtcAAAGCACGATATATTGGTACAGAGATATATgccgataaacaataatatagaaACTAATTCATGcctctgacacaataacaataatgcaagataatcccagtaaactctttttaaatagacagtatcattacgTGGCATGAggtgcaacaaataaatagcagaataaaccaatATTTAGCCATAGAAGAAACTTGTtgaaccttttacagctcaaatgttagtgaattacaacaaaaaataccacaaatatcgttacttttacaaagaaattgtacacacaataaatattattGTGTGTAAAATTACCATTACCAGTCTAGTAATAATGTTACATAATCTTACTCTTTAATTTATGTgatgtttcctgtttgtttcagTTTCTTTCCAGTTCATCCaagttcaaataaaaatgtatagatGCAATATTTTTAGAATGGTGTGGAATTTATTTTCTCTCTTTAATTTCATTTGCATTAGCATACGGAAAATGCAAAGGAAGGTATTTCATGGCACAGGCAGCAGAAGTAGTTTGTAAAAGAGATTTGCATCAAAAAAACTTTACATAATTGAACTCTAATATGACAAAACGGTCTGACATGAAATAGCATTGATCCATGTAGCTTCCACAGTGGAAATAGGAGCAATGTTTTATGCAGACAGCCATCGTAGTTAGCGCTGATAAAATGTAGACACAAATATTAATAGGCCAATCCCTCACATTCACACCAACAAGGTGGGAGGAAAGTCTTTAATAATATTGTCAATATTGTTTTGAAGacatagatagagatagagagatagagatagagagagacagggagatagatagatagatagatagatagatagatagatagatagatagatagatagatagatagatagatagatagatagctaGCTAGCTAGAGAGCAAAGTCAGCATCATGGCTGCCTCTCTACTGACAG encodes the following:
- the epcam gene encoding epithelial cell adhesion molecule, giving the protein MKIWIALIVASLAVGAYAQCSCETMKWATCDGSPCTCHLMTGNGTKQVLDCTKLIPKCFLMQAEMYRARKGLSTRGIGGKPDETAFVDNDGIYDPDCENDGTFKAKQCNNTDTCWCVNSAGVRRTDKGDKDLKCEELVMTYWVRLELKHKPTSGNVDVANLKSAVADAMHKRYMNFNKDMVEEVAYDPEARLMVVDVKQPRGMRKSELTHMAYYMEKDIKALPLLRSQDPFTPTVGGQKLEFENILVYYVDEKAPTFTMKNLSGGIIAVIVVVVLAVVAGLLVLVFAKKRQGKYNKAQQRELDNM